From the Streptococcus sp. 29887 genome, one window contains:
- a CDS encoding DUF4355 domain-containing protein, protein MSEEIKEEVSTETEQVDTQETVDTKQERTFTRSDLSKMIAAERAKWEAEQAKALENAKSEGERLAKLSKDERAKEEEQKRLDAIAERERAIAEKEMRIATLEILQDEGLPIEFLDVVLADSADQVKSNISNLRTIFDGEVEKRVDARLTQHKPRQGNTQGGYTKAEIMAISDTEKRQQLIAENRHLFTRGG, encoded by the coding sequence ATGTCAGAAGAAATCAAAGAAGAAGTATCAACAGAAACCGAACAAGTCGACACACAGGAAACAGTTGATACCAAGCAGGAACGGACCTTTACGCGTTCAGACTTAAGCAAGATGATTGCTGCTGAGCGCGCCAAGTGGGAGGCCGAACAAGCCAAAGCTCTGGAAAATGCTAAGAGCGAGGGAGAACGTTTAGCTAAGCTATCAAAAGATGAGCGTGCTAAGGAAGAAGAGCAAAAACGACTAGACGCCATCGCAGAACGTGAACGTGCGATTGCTGAAAAGGAAATGCGAATCGCTACCTTGGAAATCCTACAAGACGAAGGTCTGCCGATAGAATTCTTAGATGTTGTTTTGGCTGATTCCGCGGATCAGGTAAAATCTAACATCTCAAACTTGCGGACAATCTTTGATGGAGAAGTTGAGAAGCGTGTGGATGCACGATTGACTCAACACAAACCACGCCAAGGGAACACCCAGGGTGGATATACAAAGGCTGAAATCATGGCGATTTCAGACACCGAAAAACGCCAGCAATTAATTGCTGAGAACAGACATCTATTTACAAGAGGAGGCTAA
- a CDS encoding phage capsid protein: MAETNLTKMNDLGEIKTIDFVEKFSTNIKELLQLLGVTRMLPLSSDMKIQTYKWDVVEKTDAVGEGEDIPLSKVTRKKAKEFTVEWFKRRRAVSAEAIARHGASRAIDEADLKLMRNIQNGIKKQFVTFLGANPTRIESTSLQKALAASWGKAATFEEFDGAPLVSLVNPLDVADYLGDTKVLADASNTFGMTLLKNFLGTENVIVLNAIPQGKVYTTAVENLVWAYLNVNSSDLGNLFADYTDETGFIAASRDRQLKNLTFESVFFGANTLFAEIPEGVIEATIQAAAPGVGG, encoded by the coding sequence ATGGCTGAAACAAATTTGACTAAAATGAATGACCTTGGAGAAATCAAGACGATTGACTTTGTCGAGAAATTCTCCACAAATATCAAAGAACTATTGCAACTTTTGGGCGTGACACGTATGCTGCCGCTATCCAGCGACATGAAAATCCAGACTTACAAATGGGATGTCGTAGAGAAGACTGACGCGGTCGGAGAAGGCGAAGACATCCCGTTGTCTAAAGTTACTCGCAAGAAAGCGAAAGAATTTACTGTGGAATGGTTTAAACGCCGCCGTGCAGTAAGTGCTGAAGCGATTGCTCGCCATGGTGCTTCCCGCGCTATTGATGAGGCGGATTTGAAGTTGATGCGCAACATCCAAAACGGTATCAAGAAGCAATTTGTGACTTTTTTGGGTGCAAATCCAACTCGCATCGAATCTACCAGTTTGCAAAAGGCTCTTGCTGCTTCTTGGGGTAAAGCTGCCACTTTTGAAGAATTCGACGGTGCACCGCTTGTCTCTCTGGTTAACCCGCTTGATGTCGCTGATTACCTAGGCGATACTAAAGTGCTAGCCGATGCTTCAAATACCTTCGGCATGACTTTGCTCAAGAACTTCTTAGGTACTGAAAACGTTATCGTATTAAACGCTATTCCACAAGGAAAAGTCTATACGACAGCAGTCGAAAACTTGGTGTGGGCATACTTAAATGTCAACTCATCAGATCTCGGAAATCTCTTTGCTGACTATACTGACGAAACTGGTTTTATCGCAGCATCTCGTGACCGCCAATTGAAAAACTTGACTTTTGAGTCTGTGTTCTTTGGCGCTAATACGCTCTTTGCTGAAATCCCAGAAGGTGTTATCGAAGCGACTATTCAAGCAGCCGCACCAGGCGTTGGTGGGTAA
- a CDS encoding phage head-tail connector protein translates to MDKTKLKAEIKVYKGIASTDTTQDELINLAIDESIERILAKINDYSETDILSIPESLTFVVRDVAIKRYNRLNSEGAKADSEEGRSFNWDSYLDEYDTTLRRVALGRRQTGRGVARFF, encoded by the coding sequence ATGGACAAAACGAAACTCAAGGCTGAAATAAAAGTCTACAAAGGGATTGCAAGCACAGATACCACTCAAGACGAATTGATAAATTTGGCTATTGATGAGTCCATTGAACGCATCCTGGCTAAAATCAATGATTATAGCGAGACAGATATCCTAAGCATTCCCGAAAGTTTGACTTTCGTGGTCCGCGATGTTGCTATTAAGCGATACAATCGCTTGAATAGTGAAGGGGCTAAGGCTGATAGCGAGGAAGGACGGTCGTTTAATTGGGATAGCTATCTCGACGAGTACGATACAACCCTTCGTCGTGTTGCTCTCGGCCGTAGACAGACAGGTCGAGGTGTTGCTAGATTTTTCTAG
- a CDS encoding HK97 gp10 family phage protein produces MSVTYRVKGLKRYLNQVQQMPKRAQQAVNRELSRSSLRVELRAKELAPWDTGWMSLSIYSVQYRFLVWMVSSPVDYSIYVELGTRYQSAQPFLFPALEEEYPVLMRNLSKMFRR; encoded by the coding sequence ATGAGTGTAACTTATCGCGTCAAAGGTCTAAAACGGTATCTTAACCAGGTCCAACAGATGCCTAAGCGAGCTCAGCAAGCTGTCAATAGAGAACTTAGCCGGTCAAGTTTGAGGGTTGAGTTAAGGGCTAAGGAATTGGCTCCATGGGATACTGGTTGGATGAGCTTGAGTATCTACAGTGTCCAGTACCGCTTTCTGGTGTGGATGGTATCTTCACCGGTCGACTACTCAATTTATGTCGAACTAGGTACTCGCTATCAATCCGCTCAACCGTTTCTCTTTCCTGCTCTTGAGGAGGAGTACCCAGTCTTGATGAGGAATCTAAGTAAAATGTTTAGGAGGTAA
- a CDS encoding phage major tail protein, TP901-1 family, translated as MSEEKKNIEITTAKPITGNKIFYFIQSVDAELGSAAMLPAYRTDGSTTLGGEYLDEQTQQGRLVEKSTDEHSVDLTQYFAPADPSIGVVEEASRTGKSIKVWEVIADESVKKNEGGKDLYPAKFGYAKVADFERNNAVGEFVEVSWTGNVIGALKDGMFPLTKEEIEMLNSVYEYQNPGETTGDYDNIQSAPVKPEPSSS; from the coding sequence ATGTCTGAAGAAAAGAAAAATATTGAAATCACGACTGCCAAGCCGATTACGGGGAATAAGATTTTTTACTTCATCCAATCGGTCGATGCAGAACTTGGCAGTGCTGCTATGTTGCCGGCTTATCGCACAGACGGAAGCACCACTCTTGGTGGTGAATATCTTGATGAGCAGACTCAGCAAGGACGTCTGGTCGAAAAGTCAACGGATGAACACTCTGTGGACCTAACACAGTATTTCGCTCCTGCTGATCCGTCAATTGGCGTGGTAGAAGAGGCTTCGCGTACTGGCAAGAGCATTAAGGTATGGGAAGTAATTGCGGATGAATCAGTCAAGAAGAATGAAGGCGGTAAAGATTTGTACCCTGCTAAATTCGGATATGCCAAGGTGGCTGATTTTGAGCGAAACAACGCTGTTGGTGAATTCGTTGAAGTAAGTTGGACTGGCAATGTCATCGGAGCGCTGAAAGATGGAATGTTCCCGCTCACCAAGGAAGAAATCGAAATGCTGAATAGCGTTTATGAATATCAAAATCCTGGTGAAACAACTGGAGACTATGACAATATTCAAAGTGCTCCGGTTAAGCCAGAACCTTCTAGCTCTTAA
- a CDS encoding phage tail tape measure protein, translated as MAFDGAINAYIGADTKSYEQAMNEIAASTQKAFQKAQDSAVNSSNRLVQMVGQVMAQLASNGQSLGQRLGNAYSTGLNLSLGEIQRIASRIGEKIPEPIRNGFSKLSTALNPFISSVQNASSRVIEALGNRIVSPITNAWSNLFSKLNTKADSFNNSFAGKLTNTVSQLSTKVSQGLGTGFQTMGSKAVSALTGIVSHTNRAASASTNLIQQVAGISLAYAAFNGIKTAIGGAITKSADFEAKLSSIKAVTGSSAETMAQFKDAAIKAGAETAFSASEAADAIEELSKAGVSTKDILAGGLTGALNLATAGELDLKSAAEIASTALNAFKNDNLTVVDAANQLAGAANASATDVGELKYGLSMVSAVASGLGLSFNDTTNALAVFAQNGLKGSDAGTSLKTMLMNLQPQTKKARNLMSDLGLITADGANQFFTAEGKIKSFAEISELLNTKLSHLTDQEKQLALKTMFGTDAVRAATIAMNEGADGANKMQAEISKVTAADVAAEKLNNFKGAIEGLSGSFETLQIKVGSAVLPIFTVFVKALDRFIDKLSQSQAIDNFVNMMEKIPPVLDHFLNGTKVSTQQLDAFKASVSNVAPAIALLVGSLAFGPAVAGLQMLTAGLGGVAVGALNFGGLFSGVISSASSVIGIFAAKMTGLPAIFGNAASKGLSVLAMMTQGMSSVVSIALASVGPAAILGMVLVGLGLVYKMFGDKIDEVLTMVQTKGPEVIQRFVAGITSQIPQLITLGSELIAKLAQTFAVMFPVIVQAGVDIISSLVSGVGQNAGSLISSALTVFTSFVTTIISALPQLIIIGLNFLNNLVLGIIQNIPQIQESATQIITQFTNGIQNDLPTIIAKGAEILTNLVNGAIQLLPVVVGLAGTVITTLISGFVQSLPTLLGTGVTLIVTLVSGLIQNLPTIVQTAMEIVQSLIGGIIQALPQLIAAGIQLIFQLVVTLIMGLPQIMEAGVKLILGLGQAMLEAIPNALSGVWEGIKTGFSSVWDFLTGKSSETTEKVSTDAQTMTTNVATQTSQMSTNTNVDMTAMLNSINQNMGLANMQATNQAIQMATGVNGQTGTMSSQAILDSIALANGVTSNLNTANVSATSAAQTMADGVNQAASSMNLSAVNEALGLSAGVTSNLQTAQANANNAASTMNATVTSNMASMQSNASSATSGLASNVTAGLNQASSSANASSAQMANNVTTNFNKAKLSVDNSMKGINQTVTTSFNKLNADIQSFGNKFNSAFTNSFRKASDVARNGMNTVQNAVSNGMNQALSVARNAGNQMINVMRSTSGGMNSAGYYAGIGFANGLASSAGSIYAIANSIANNVVNTIRRALDIHSPSRATFALGGFTGEGMYNGMADWLGKIESMGQQYAQAVTDQKYGLESHITSTGSISANGISNSLESLSSGILESQLSEPVFEIHNELVGDEIYTSVKEKESREYQKNEYFIYE; from the coding sequence ATGGCTTTTGACGGAGCTATAAATGCCTATATCGGAGCAGATACGAAGTCATACGAGCAAGCTATGAACGAGATTGCCGCATCTACTCAAAAAGCTTTTCAAAAGGCTCAAGACTCAGCTGTCAATAGTTCAAATCGTTTGGTTCAAATGGTCGGGCAGGTCATGGCTCAATTGGCAAGCAACGGTCAATCTTTGGGTCAGCGTTTAGGCAATGCTTATTCGACCGGATTGAATCTTTCGCTTGGTGAAATTCAACGTATTGCTTCCAGGATAGGCGAAAAGATTCCTGAACCTATTAGAAACGGATTTAGCAAGCTGTCTACGGCATTGAATCCGTTTATAAGTAGCGTTCAAAATGCAAGTAGTAGAGTGATAGAGGCCCTTGGAAACAGAATTGTTTCGCCAATTACTAACGCTTGGTCTAATCTGTTTTCGAAATTAAATACTAAGGCAGATTCTTTTAACAATTCGTTCGCTGGTAAATTAACCAATACTGTTAGTCAGTTGTCAACAAAGGTCAGTCAAGGACTTGGCACAGGTTTCCAAACAATGGGGAGCAAGGCCGTCTCAGCCCTGACCGGCATAGTAAGTCACACAAATAGAGCTGCGAGCGCATCTACCAATTTAATTCAACAGGTCGCTGGTATCTCTCTTGCATACGCAGCGTTTAATGGCATTAAGACGGCAATAGGTGGTGCAATCACTAAGTCTGCTGACTTTGAAGCGAAGTTGAGTAGCATCAAAGCGGTGACAGGTTCTAGTGCCGAAACGATGGCGCAATTTAAGGATGCGGCCATTAAAGCCGGTGCTGAGACTGCGTTTTCAGCGAGTGAAGCAGCAGATGCGATTGAAGAGTTGTCCAAAGCAGGCGTGTCCACTAAGGATATCTTGGCAGGTGGATTAACAGGAGCTCTAAACCTAGCAACTGCTGGAGAACTTGATTTGAAGTCGGCCGCTGAAATCGCTTCGACTGCTTTGAATGCCTTTAAAAATGATAATTTGACAGTAGTAGATGCAGCAAACCAGTTAGCGGGTGCAGCGAACGCATCAGCTACAGATGTTGGCGAATTGAAGTACGGGCTTTCCATGGTATCTGCAGTAGCATCTGGACTTGGATTGTCATTTAATGATACAACAAACGCTTTGGCTGTGTTTGCTCAAAATGGGCTTAAAGGCTCGGATGCAGGTACATCACTCAAGACGATGCTGATGAACTTGCAACCGCAGACTAAGAAAGCTCGGAATTTGATGTCAGATTTAGGTCTGATTACAGCAGACGGAGCAAACCAATTCTTTACCGCTGAAGGTAAGATAAAGTCGTTTGCAGAAATTTCGGAGTTGCTGAATACAAAACTTAGTCATTTGACTGACCAAGAGAAACAGTTAGCACTTAAAACCATGTTCGGTACTGATGCTGTTCGTGCAGCAACCATTGCGATGAATGAAGGCGCTGATGGCGCGAACAAGATGCAAGCTGAAATCAGCAAGGTTACTGCTGCAGATGTAGCTGCCGAGAAGTTAAACAACTTTAAAGGTGCGATAGAAGGGCTCAGTGGGTCATTCGAAACGCTCCAAATTAAAGTCGGCAGTGCCGTTTTGCCGATTTTTACTGTCTTTGTGAAAGCGTTAGATCGATTTATTGACAAATTAAGTCAATCTCAAGCGATAGATAACTTTGTCAATATGATGGAAAAGATTCCTCCGGTATTGGATCATTTCTTGAACGGAACGAAAGTATCAACTCAACAATTAGATGCTTTCAAGGCTAGCGTTAGCAATGTTGCGCCAGCGATTGCTTTGTTAGTTGGCTCACTGGCTTTTGGTCCAGCTGTGGCAGGGTTACAAATGCTCACGGCAGGATTAGGCGGTGTAGCTGTCGGAGCTCTGAATTTTGGTGGATTGTTTTCTGGTGTTATATCTAGCGCATCGTCGGTTATCGGTATATTTGCCGCTAAAATGACAGGTTTGCCAGCAATCTTTGGTAATGCTGCCAGCAAAGGACTGTCGGTTCTAGCTATGATGACGCAAGGTATGTCTAGTGTCGTAAGTATTGCGCTTGCTTCAGTCGGTCCTGCAGCAATCCTTGGAATGGTATTGGTTGGGCTAGGTCTTGTCTATAAAATGTTTGGAGATAAGATTGACGAAGTTTTAACAATGGTACAGACCAAGGGACCTGAGGTCATTCAGCGATTTGTGGCAGGAATCACAAGTCAGATTCCTCAATTAATCACTTTAGGTTCCGAATTGATTGCAAAACTTGCTCAGACTTTTGCAGTCATGTTCCCTGTCATTGTCCAGGCTGGTGTAGATATTATCAGCTCGCTAGTAAGTGGGGTTGGGCAAAATGCTGGATCTCTCATTAGTTCGGCACTCACTGTTTTTACAAGTTTCGTCACAACTATCATCTCTGCCTTGCCTCAGTTAATAATTATCGGCCTTAATTTCCTAAATAATCTTGTTTTGGGAATTATCCAAAATATTCCTCAGATACAAGAGTCGGCAACGCAAATCATAACTCAGTTTACAAACGGGATTCAAAATGATTTGCCGACAATTATTGCTAAGGGCGCCGAGATTTTAACTAATCTTGTAAATGGTGCGATTCAATTATTACCTGTAGTGGTAGGTTTAGCCGGTACAGTTATCACAACGTTGATATCTGGATTTGTTCAAAGCTTGCCAACCTTGCTTGGTACTGGTGTGACTCTCATTGTCACATTGGTATCCGGATTGATCCAAAACCTTCCAACGATTGTTCAAACTGCAATGGAAATTGTTCAGTCACTAATCGGTGGAATCATTCAAGCTTTGCCTCAATTGATTGCTGCTGGAATACAATTAATTTTCCAATTGGTAGTGACATTGATTATGGGACTGCCTCAAATTATGGAGGCAGGGGTTAAACTTATCCTCGGCCTTGGTCAAGCGATGTTAGAAGCTATCCCAAATGCTTTGTCTGGAGTTTGGGAAGGTATCAAGACGGGCTTTTCTTCAGTTTGGGATTTCTTGACCGGTAAGAGCTCGGAAACGACGGAAAAGGTTTCGACAGATGCTCAAACAATGACTACCAATGTTGCAACACAAACGAGTCAGATGTCTACGAACACAAACGTAGACATGACAGCGATGTTGAATAGCATTAATCAAAATATGGGGCTTGCCAACATGCAAGCTACCAACCAAGCTATTCAAATGGCAACTGGGGTTAACGGGCAGACTGGGACAATGAGTTCGCAAGCAATCCTTGACTCAATTGCATTAGCTAATGGCGTAACTTCAAACTTGAACACGGCCAACGTGTCCGCAACTTCTGCAGCTCAGACAATGGCTGATGGAGTCAATCAAGCTGCATCGTCGATGAATTTGTCGGCAGTAAACGAAGCTTTAGGTCTATCCGCTGGGGTGACATCGAATTTACAAACTGCTCAAGCAAATGCAAATAACGCGGCATCAACCATGAATGCTACAGTCACTTCAAACATGGCTTCGATGCAATCAAACGCAAGTAGCGCGACGAGTGGTTTGGCAAGTAATGTTACGGCTGGACTAAACCAAGCCTCAAGTTCAGCGAATGCCTCAAGTGCACAAATGGCTAATAATGTGACGACAAACTTTAATAAAGCTAAGTTATCTGTCGATAATTCCATGAAAGGTATTAACCAGACAGTTACAACTAGCTTTAATAAATTAAATGCTGATATTCAATCGTTTGGCAATAAATTTAATTCGGCATTTACCAATTCGTTCCGCAAGGCATCTGACGTAGCCCGAAATGGTATGAATACCGTTCAAAACGCAGTTTCCAATGGTATGAACCAAGCATTAAGTGTTGCACGGAATGCTGGAAATCAGATGATTAATGTTATGCGAAGTACAAGCGGAGGGATGAATTCCGCCGGTTACTATGCAGGTATCGGCTTTGCCAATGGCCTTGCTAGCTCTGCAGGTTCTATCTATGCTATTGCTAATTCAATTGCAAATAACGTTGTAAATACTATCAGGAGAGCGTTAGACATCCATTCGCCGTCTCGTGCAACTTTCGCTTTGGGTGGATTCACCGGCGAAGGTATGTACAATGGTATGGCAGATTGGCTAGGGAAAATCGAAAGCATGGGTCAGCAATATGCCCAAGCTGTTACAGATCAAAAGTACGGATTAGAAAGTCACATCACCTCTACAGGTTCGATTTCTGCCAATGGAATTTCAAACTCCTTGGAAAGTTTGAGTAGTGGCATCTTAGAAAGTCAATTATCAGAGCCAGTTTTTGAAATCCACAATGAGTTGGTTGGCGATGAGATCTACACCTCTGTCAAAGAGAAAGAATCAAGAGAATATCAAAAGAATGAATATTTTATTTATGAGTAG
- a CDS encoding phage tail protein: protein MDLLVNKEGLSIRLSQLGLYNIAISESSPALELDSRKVRGRSGKILADAVFVEKAIRVSARLSCISIEEFEAKKDSLNALLMDDEAFYITKMVPVKDDLYNFELPGHTTGDIAVSELPHKAWHYRYQVLSEDGCSYSFIGKSSAGLKYDVSMSFVTTELPFGQTVPRELAVTNKLIPYNGTAKLSQLDWPFEVELVSAGGQSSFYFEIDGRRFTFEQASNLTLGDKFKLKGIETILNGQSVTAKTNHEYFVIKPSVGKQSQIITNFNGTIKLLNFVELYK from the coding sequence ATGGATTTATTGGTAAATAAAGAGGGTCTGTCAATCAGACTCTCGCAATTAGGTTTATACAACATAGCTATCAGTGAGTCCTCTCCCGCTCTTGAGCTTGATTCTAGAAAGGTGCGGGGGCGCTCTGGCAAAATACTAGCAGATGCAGTTTTTGTTGAAAAAGCAATACGGGTTTCAGCGAGATTATCATGCATCAGTATTGAAGAATTTGAAGCGAAAAAAGATAGCTTAAATGCCTTGTTGATGGATGACGAGGCATTTTATATTACCAAAATGGTGCCAGTCAAAGATGATTTGTACAATTTTGAATTGCCTGGACACACGACTGGCGACATAGCAGTCTCGGAATTACCACACAAAGCATGGCATTACCGATATCAAGTGCTTTCCGAGGATGGATGTTCTTATTCTTTTATAGGGAAATCATCGGCAGGATTGAAGTATGACGTATCAATGTCTTTTGTTACGACTGAGCTACCGTTTGGACAGACTGTTCCGAGAGAACTTGCGGTGACAAACAAGCTTATACCGTATAACGGAACGGCTAAACTAAGTCAATTAGATTGGCCTTTTGAAGTTGAATTGGTTTCGGCTGGCGGTCAATCTAGTTTTTATTTTGAGATTGACGGAAGGCGATTTACGTTTGAACAGGCATCGAATTTGACGCTTGGCGATAAATTCAAACTCAAAGGCATCGAAACGATTTTAAATGGTCAAAGCGTGACAGCTAAAACCAACCACGAATATTTCGTGATTAAACCAAGTGTTGGAAAACAATCTCAAATTATCACAAATTTTAATGGCACTATTAAGTTATTGAATTTTGTGGAATTGTATAAATAA